Proteins encoded in a region of the Leptospira limi genome:
- a CDS encoding glycine/betaine ABC transporter permease, producing MNPLSVLEAIGQFFYWIVYLVNPNFREDVKIKEIERKEHQKLSSSIEKKKSQEIEIKEFEENRKNKINNNEDLIKICFDDPVFCDEYHILLEKLKSEIKNNQLRLQFVEEWNNTFSNINYGCYCRIKPNFNIYNICPIDQNSLDNACKSRHDCISSKNLNWSEKSECNSNFSEFLDKIPYSKQKYFDLITNEEILILNANKYKALLSIYKKTN from the coding sequence ATGAATCCTTTAAGTGTATTAGAAGCAATTGGTCAATTTTTCTATTGGATAGTTTATCTGGTAAATCCTAACTTTAGAGAAGATGTAAAGATTAAAGAAATTGAAAGAAAAGAACACCAAAAGTTATCGTCATCAATTGAAAAAAAGAAATCACAGGAAATAGAAATAAAAGAATTTGAGGAAAATCGTAAAAATAAAATTAATAATAATGAAGATCTTATTAAAATCTGTTTCGATGATCCTGTATTTTGTGATGAATATCATATTCTATTAGAAAAATTAAAATCAGAAATTAAGAATAATCAATTAAGACTACAATTTGTCGAGGAATGGAATAATACTTTTTCAAACATTAATTATGGATGTTATTGTAGAATTAAACCGAATTTTAATATCTACAATATTTGTCCTATCGATCAAAATTCTCTAGATAACGCCTGCAAATCCCGACATGATTGTATTTCCTCTAAAAATCTTAATTGGAGCGAAAAATCAGAATGTAATTCAAATTTTTCAGAATTTCTTGATAAAATACCCTATTCAAAGCAGAAATATTTCGATTTAATAACCAATGAAGAAATATTGATTTTGAATGCTAATAAATATAAAGCTCTTCTAAGTATTTATAAGAAAACCAATTGA